From Lathamus discolor isolate bLatDis1 chromosome 24, bLatDis1.hap1, whole genome shotgun sequence:
gccccgctgtCACCATGGCAAACCGGGGACCATCGTACGGGCTGAGCCGGGAGGTGCAGCAGAAGATCGACCGCCAGTACGACCCCGAGCTGGAGCAGATCCTGGTGCGGTGGATCCTGGCGCAGTGCGGCAGCGACGTGGCACAGCCGGCACCGGGCAGGGACGGCTTCCAGCAGTGGCTCAAGGATGGCACCGTGAGTACCCGGGCGCTGGGCACTGGGTGGGGGGGGCACCGTGGTGCTGGTTGTCACCGGTGTCCCCTCGCCCGTAGGTGCTGTGCCGGCTCATCAACAGCCTGCACCCGCGCGGGCAGGGCCCCGTGGCCAAGGTGCAGGCGTCGGCCATGGCCTTCAAGCAGATGGAGCAGATCTCGCAGTTCCTGCAAGCGGCCGAGCGCTACGGCATCGCCGCCACCGACATCTTCCAGACCGTGGACCTCTGGGAGGGTGAGcgccgggatggggatggaaaaacgatggggatgaggatggggaaggggatgaGGATAAGGATGCAAATGGGGATAGgaatggggatgaggatggaaaGGAGACAAgaatggggatgggatgagaaTTTGGATGAGGATAGGGTTGAGTGTGGagctggggatgaggatggaaaTGGGGATGGGGTTAAgggtgggaatggggaagaGGATGGGATTGGGGTAAGGATGGGAATGATGACAGGGGTAGGAATGGGGTTGGGAATGGAGGATAGGGATGGAAATAGGGAAGCACATGGTGATGGGGTTAagggtgggaatggggatgaggatgggattGGGATAAGGACGGGATGAGAATGGAAATGGGGATAGGGTTGagggtgggaatggggatgaggatgggattGGGATAAGGCCAGGAACGATGACAGTGACGGGAATGGGGTTGGGAATGGAGATGGGGATGAGGACAGGGATGGAAACAGGGAAGgagatggggatgaggatgaagCCCAGCCTGGCCGCGCCCTTGCAGGGAAGAACATGGCGTGCGTGCAGAGGACCCTGATGAACCTGGGCAGCCTGGCCGTGGCCAAGGGCGATGGGCTCTTCGTGGGAGACCCCAACTGGTTCCCCAAGTAGGTTCCGGGTGCCTGGGGGGGTGCTGCGGGACCGGGGGGGGTCCGGGGGGGCGCTGACACAGCTGTGCCCGCAGGAAGTCGCAGGAGAACCGGCGCGTCTTCTCCGAGGACAAGCTGAAGGAGGGGCAGAGCGTGATCGGGCTGCAGATGGGCACCAACCGCGGCGCCTCGCAGGCCGGCATGACGGGCTATGGCATGCCCCGGCAGATCCTCTGAGCATCCCACCCTCCCCGGACCCCAAAgtgcctgtgcccccccccccccaatacaCTCCATTGCGGACCAGCTGGGTgaccccccccagcccccccccccccccccccagtattCCAGGACCAAAAATtgtttttatattattattatttggctGGTGCCGCTGCacctgcccccccacccccccaactTCCACAAGTGCCTTTGGGGGTCACGgtgcccccccccgccgctGCTGTGTTGGGGGGGcacccccctgcaccccaatAAATGGCTCCTCTTGTTTCCAGGCTGGATGATTGTGATGGGgaaggggtttgggggggggccATCAGGGCAcgaacccccccccccggggaACGGGAGACccttatgggggggggggggagagccCAGAGGGGGGGCACTAGGACCCTGCGGCCTCGCCGTGCAGCATGGCGGCAGCCAGGCCACGTGGAGGGAGGGGCGGGGCTAACAGGGAGGGGCGGGGTTagcggggaggggcggggctgGCATTGCTCACTCCTTGTCGGCCTCGGAGGGGGGGATTTAAGGGGTGGTCAATGGTGACGGAAGTGGGTTGAGGGGCGCCGTGAGTGTTCCGGTGGTACCGTGGGTGGGGGAAACACCTCGTGTGCCCCGTGTGCGTGTGCAGGGCGGCGTCTGCCTGTGCACGGGCGCGTGAACACGGTCAGGCACACACAACAAcaccccaacccccccacacacaccgaCACGGAGTGCGCCCTTCCGCCGCCCAGTGCGCATGCTCGGCAACGCCCCGCGgttgccagggagcaggggtggggaaggggcGCGTTGCCATGGCGACGGCTGGCGGCCGTCAAGcggagcgggatggtgagcgcGGCCTGGGGCTCCGCCGGTGTCACCGGTAACACCGGTACCGAGCCCGGTACCAACCACCCCCGGTACCCTCTCCCCGCAGCCCACCAGCACCCCGGCGCCCCGCGGCCGGTACCGCAGGAAGGCGCAGAGCCCCGCGGCGGAGGCTGAGCTGCTGTTCGGGAAGAAGCCGGTAAGAGCCCCGGGATACCGGGATCGGGGGGGGGGCACCTCCGGCTGCTTGCccccacacacatacacagggCAGGGCCTCAGCCTGCCCCGCTCGCCGCATCCCATCCATAATCCCTGTTCCCAAAGCTGCCAGATAAGGGATGCGGCTGCAGCCCCTTTGTGCGCTTGGAATTCTGTTGGGAAGGCACGGAATTCCCTCTGCCTCCCAGGAGCATCCCAAGTCCCGTCCTCGCCACCTTTCCTGGGGTGGGCTGTTGGTCAGGGAGAGACAGGAGGCTCAGGGGTAAAAGGCGAGGAGCCAGGCTCTGTTCCGTGGTTCTAGCACATGGGATGTAAGGAAAACCTTTGGAGCAAGGGCTGGAAGCTTCCAGAGCAGCTCCTTGCCAGCATTCCATAGACTTTCATCAGGGAGCTGCGAGATTGGTCCCCTTGGAGAGTCTCTGACCTCTTGGCTGGGTGCCCCGGGCTGAGATAAACAGAGCCCGGCTCCTTCCTCCCGTGCTCAGGGGGGGGAAAACTCCCTCCCCGCAGCAGGACCCGGGTGCACAGGGGCGAGGACGATGGAGTTTGGtttgtgtccccccccccgtTATcacctctatgggtgctctgcCTGCGGTTTATGGCTGCGGCTCTCCCCACCCTGCGCAAGATGCAAGGTCCAAGGTTTGCCCCGTCTCACACTGAGAAAACACTTCCAGTTCCCAAGAGAGacatggaggagctggagcggggccagagaagggcaatggggctggagcagggcctggGGCACaagtgatggggaacggctgagggaccggGGGGGTTCAGGTGGCTCAGAGGGGActtgatggctccctacaagtgcctgacaggaggatggaggcaggaggggctgggctctgctcccaaggaacaagggatgggacaagaggaaccggcctcaagctgcaccagggcaggtttagatggagctgaggaacaattcctgccccagagggtgctcagcattggaacaggctgcccagggcagggctggggtcaCCATCCCGGCAAGAGCTCACACACCCTCggagccatggggcagtggtgggaatggttggacttggtgcTTGTCCCTCTTTGTGCCTTTAATTTCCTCTTGTGGGCCTTATCGCCTGGAACAAATCTGTCCGAAGAGGCTTTGCCAAACCCCCTTTGGCTTTccagaggagaggaaggaagcatGGAATGAAGATTACCTCCGCTCCCAACTGCAGCTTGGGAGCGTTCCCGGCCAGCAAGCCCTGGGCAGGTTTATGATCAACTCTTATCTCAGAGGCCTTCAAGGCAGCCTGATTAATCCCTGCGATTAATCCAGGTCTTGTCCAAGGAGTTCTCCTGGCTCCGGGGACAGCATGCGGGTGGCTGCACCAGCAGCCCCGTTATCGCTGTTTGCACGGGTGTTCCAGGGCCAAACCCCTTAATTCAACACCTCCTGCTCGGGGCCCGtggtgctgaggagctgcacCAGTGTCACCGCATTGggtgagcagctccagtgcctaaaggagctcCAGGGAGCcaggagaggggcttgggacaagggatgcagggacaggccaaggggaatggctttaagctgcccgaggggagactgagctgagctcttaggcagaagctcttccctgtgcgggtgctgaggcgctggcacagggtgcccagaggagctgtggctgccccatccctggcagtgctcaaggccaggctggacacaggggcttggagcaacctgctccagtggaaggggtccctgccatggctttagatgagctttgagctcccttcaacccaaaccattccaggatccCAGGGACTGTTGCCGGCAGCGTTCCCAGGGCACTGTGGGGTTTGTTCCCGCAGGATTTTAAACGGGAATTCCAAGGGAAACCACTGGTGTCTGCTCGCCCCTCCGGCAGCTTCTGGGGGTTCCCTGACTCGGGGCCGGGGGGCGCGGATCGTGCCTATGGATGGGCTCAGGGAATCCACCCTGCCCCTGGGAAGCGAGCGGGGTCCCGGCACCCGCAGCCGGGGACTCCTCACTAGGTGGCAGCCTCAGCCCGAGCAAAGGCACTGGCACCAGTCCCGGCCCTGCTGGGAGGACTGGGTTCTGCCCCGTgctccctgccagtggcagccCTGCACGGCCGGGCCTTGAGCTGCTCCTTGTCCCCCTCCCCACCAGCTCCCAGGGAGTTTGGGCTCCTTTTGGGCCGctttccacccagctctgccCGGTTCCATAGGGCCCGGCAGGACGGAGCTGCCGGGGCTGTGGTTGGGTGAGGGTTTGCCCCGAGCAGGCAGCAATGGGCTCCTCGGCCCCACCAGATCCGGGTGGGACACCAACACCAGTAAACCCAGTGCCACGGGGTGGGTTTGGttccccccatgtccccatcagCCCTTCAGAGGCCAAAAACCCCTTCCCATAACCCATGCAGCACCGGCTGCGGAGGTGTGAGAGGATCTTGGAGCCCAGGAGCAACAGCAGGAATAAACCTGGAGTAACCCCCATCTTTCCTCACAGCCGTCGCGCCCCGACAGCCCCATTGTGCTCCTTCGGGATGTGAGGACAGCCCCCAAAGCACTGTCCCTTGGCAGGTACAAGCCCAAGACCACCCTTCTCATCACCAAGGACTTCATCCGGGAGCTCATGTAAGTCTgtgcctgagcagcagctcaggaggaGCTTTTGTGGCTCCATGCGCGGAGCTTGGGAATGTTTTGGTGCGGGAGGGATGGGCCCTGCCACAGAGGCACTGAATCATCCTAAACCCCataaaaccccaacacaaacctccccagcagccaggaaagCGCCTTCTGAGCTCCTCGAGGGCTCCTGCTCCCCGTCACGCATCGGACGCTGCCTCCCACATCCCGATCCCAAGCAGCCCTGTGGGAAGGCGGCAGGGGAGCCCCAGGAGCTCCGTGTTTCCCTTTGGGGCTGCTTTACAAGCTCAAGAACCCCCTTCATCCTGCCCCGCACTGAAACCTGCCGCACGTAACGAGAGCAGGGCCATTATCCCAGCAGCTCCACTTCAGGCTCATTTTAAGCTCAGATCCCCTCTTTGCTGCTCTTTGGAGCGAGGTTCATCTTTGCCTCCTGTTTTGAGCCTTCCACCCGACGCTCTCGCAcccaccaaggcctcagagctggGATCTGGGTTTTGCTCCGAGCTTTGGAGGCTGCTTTTGCTCCCTTCCTGTTCCCATCTGACCCCGGTGCCAAAGCCAAGAACCCAATTCCAGCCGCGCCAACCGGAGCTCGATGGAAACTGTTTGTGCTGGTGCAATTCCTGAAAATCAGGGCCCAGCCATCCCAGGCTGCTCACCCAAACACGGGGCCGACCAAAGCAGCGGCCGAATGTGTCATTACATTTATTAGTGCCGTTGTGACCATTCTGCCAAGCGTCCTGGAATGCGATGCTGTGATGCAGCCGGGGAGCGATCATTATGCAGGTATCTGTTCATATTCACCAGGGTGGATGAAAGGTGACACGCAATAATCATGAGTAAATTCTTAGTCCTGAACAGCTTCAAAGTGCTCCATGCATTTGGTTAATGGACGCTCCTCCACCGCACGCGTCACCATGGTACCTGAGTAATGCACGGAGTCATTAACTCCTTCCAGCTCCCCGTGTTATTATCCACATTTTTACAAGGAGGGAAATGGGGGCACCAGGAGCTTCGGTGATTTCCTCCAAACCACAGCCTGAGTCATGGGCAGGGTTCATGGCTCGGCGCTGGCCCGGTAGCCCAGCGCTGGCAGGGCAGAGAGTGCCCCGTGTTTGGGCACTGCTTCCTCCTCTCATCCCAGCTGCATTCCTGGGAGCGCAGAGGCAAAGCCAAGCAGGTGCCAACAGGCTGAGTGGCCCCAAACAGGGGGAAAAGGCACCTTCAGCTCCCCCGGATCAACAGAGGTTTCAATGCAGCACATGGGAGCAgtgatgggatgggggggggggggggaggattttcccaaaggaaaactgGGAAATTCAAGCTGGGCTGAAAGATGTTGGGTATTCTGTTACTGGATGCTTTGGGGTTTCCAGGGTGAGTGTCCTGTCCCCCTGTGCATCACAGCTTTCCCTCCACTTTCCATTGCCCCATGACTGGGAGAACAGGGATCCCACAGCTTGGGTGCTTCCTGTATTGCTCCAGGGTGACTCCCATCCTGGtccaggagctgctcctggcctggGCACCTGGGGAAGGGAACGGAGGGATCTATCAGACGCTCCATACCGCTGATTGCACTTTGTCCCCGTCCCAGCACCCCTGAGGagaagcccccagcatccctcatCATGACTCCAGAGGATTTCCAGCGCattaaagcagcagctcaagTGCTGACCAAGGAGGAGCGTGAAGCCAAGCTGGCAGCCCTCAAAGCAGCGAAAGAGGCCGCTCTCGTAGGCATTTCCCTCCTGTCCTGCCCTTTTCTGTCCTTCCCCATTTGCTCCTGGGCTCCGGAGGGAGGTGGACACTGGCCTCATGGTCCTGGAGctccctcctccatcccttGGGCACCCATGTTTCGGTGTGCACCTCTCAGGTCTCTGATCCCCAACAAGGTCCCTGGGTGGGAAGGAGTCCCCAGAGGCTGGGCTGAAGCCTCTGTGCTGCCTTTCTGCCATGCCACAAAGGCAGGATTGGTGTGGGAAGGGGATGCCCCTCGGGATGCGGGATGCCAGGATGCAGGGTCAGGCTCAGCCCGGCTTTGGGCACGAGGGGACAAGCGGGATGAGCTTTGTCCCCTCAGGAGGCATCGAGCAGCGCAAGGCAGCGGTGGAGCAGGCGGCAGCGGTGCAGAAGCAGACGGGGAAGCTGAACGAGCTGGAGGAGGCGGCGCTGGAGCAGGCCCAGCACGTGCTGCAGTCGGGCAAACAGGATGCGCATGGAGCAGGAGGATGAGATCAAGGAGTTCAGTGAGGTGGGGACCACCGAACCCTGGGTGCTGCCCAGCggcttcctctcctttccccctctTCATCCATGCATCCGTCCAAGTCTGGCTGGGAGAGCAGGAGACCCGTTGTCCCCACAGCTGCTCCTCGGTGCCAAGTGCCACATGATCCGCAGCGCCCAGATCCTGGAGAAACAGATCATTGCCAAGGAACTGAATGAGGAGGAGAAGCGCCTGGACAACATGATGGAGGTGGAGAGGAAAAAGGCCGAGGAgatgcaggaggagctggag
This genomic window contains:
- the TAGLN2 gene encoding transgelin-2 translates to MANRGPSYGLSREVQQKIDRQYDPELEQILVRWILAQCGSDVAQPAPGRDGFQQWLKDGTVLCRLINSLHPRGQGPVAKVQASAMAFKQMEQISQFLQAAERYGIAATDIFQTVDLWEGKNMACVQRTLMNLGSLAVAKGDGLFVGDPNWFPKKSQENRRVFSEDKLKEGQSVIGLQMGTNRGASQAGMTGYGMPRQIL